Below is a genomic region from Delftia tsuruhatensis.
CGCACCATCTGCGCCAGCGGCGCCACGGTCAGGCGGTAGGCCCAGCCCACGGCCAGCACCGTGAACGCACAGGCGGCCAGCCAGGCCAGGCCCGACCACAGGTGCAGCGTATGACCGCCCGCCATGGCCGCGCCGAAGGCCGCCGCCAGCACCAGGGAAAAGACGAGGGCCAGCTTGCCCGCCAGCCCCAGGTTCAGCGCATCGGTCACGCGGCCTCGCAGATTCTTGCGCACCAGGTGGCCGGCACGCAGCACATGGACCAGGCGCCCCGCCTCCTTTTCGGCACGCATGGTGGCGTACAGGTGCTCGGCCGCATCGATCTGCTCACGCGTGGCCTCGGTGCGCACCGACATGTAGCCCGAGGGTTGCTCGCCTTCCATCAGTGGCGTCACATTGGCCATGACCCAGTAGTAGTCGCCGTTCTTGCGCCGGTTCTTCACGGGTGCGGACCACGGCAGGCCGGCGGCGATGGTCTCCCACATGTCCCGGAAAGCCTCCTCGGGCATGTCGGGATGGCGGATCATGTTGTGGGGCTGGCCCAGCAGTTCCTCCCGTTCGTAGCCGCTGACCTCGATGAACATCGGGTTGCAGTACAGGATGCGGCCCTTGAGGTCCGTGGTGGACACAAGGGTCTGGCCCTTGGGGAACGCGTATTCGCGCGTGTTGACTGGCAGATTCACTCTCATAGGCAGGCTCCCCTGAAGAAGAAAAATCTTTCACGTCATGGGCAGGCCCGGCAAAGCCGACGTCCCGCAGGCACTGGTTGTAGTCCCAATCCGTCACATTTGAAACAAATAAGCACAAAAGCTCCATTCGATTCAGCCATCTGATATGGCTGTGTCGATAGCGTGCGCACCACTTTGCAGCGACGGCGCACCCCCATGGCTCCGCCAAAGTGGCCGCAACGGCCTTGCCGCCGTCTCACGAGGCGGCCTCGCACTGGCACGCCGCTTGCTAACTCCTGCGCATGGCCATTCGTGGCCGCAGGGCAAGGTGCAATGGCGTGCCGCAGCCCAGGACGAAGGCGTCACCCAGCGCGCAGGCAGCCGCCGCGCAGCGTGGGGACGCCTTTCTTTTTTTCCGGACCGCAGCGGAGGCACGATGAAGAAATCGAGGCTGGTGATGGTGGGCAACGGCATGGCCGGGGTGCGCATGCTGGAGGAGTTGCTCGCGATCGCGCCCGATCTCCACGAGATCACGGTATTCGGCGCCGAGCCCTACCCCAACTACAACCGCATCATGCTGTCCCCTGTGCTCGCGGGCGAGCAGCAGCTCGACGCGATCATCCTCAATGACTGGTCCTGGTATGAGCGACACGGCATCACGCTGCACGCGGGCTGCCGCGTCCATGCCGTGGACCGCGCGCGCCGCATGGTCCACGCGATGGACGCCACGGGAAGGCCCGTGAGCGCCGCCTACGACCGGCTGATCCTCGCCACGGGTTCACGCCCTGTCATGCTGCCCGTGCCAGGGTGCGAGCTGCAAGGCGTGCTCGGCTACCGAGACATCGCCGACACCCGGGCCATGATCGCAGCGGCGGCCAGCCACCGCCATGCCGTGGTCATCGGCGGTGGTCTGCTGGGACTGGAAGCGGCCAACGGCCTCATGAAACGCGGCATGGAAGTCACCGTCGTCCACGCAGGCGCGCGGCTGCTGGACCGCCAGCTTGACGAGACGGCCGCGGCCCTGCTGCAAGTCTCGCTGGCCGAGCGCGGCATGCGCTTTCTGATGCAGGCCCAGACCAGGGCGCTGACGGGCGATGGCCGGGGGCGAGTGGCCTGCGTGCACCTGCACGATGGCCGCGAGGCGCCGGCCTCGCTGGTGGTCATGGCCGTGGGCATCCGCCCCGAGACCGCGCTGGCCGAGCAGATGCACCTGCACGTGGAGCGCGGCATCGTGGTCAGCGACACCCTCCAGACCGTCACCGACCCGCGCATCCATGCCGTGGGCGAGTGCGCCGCCCACCGGGGCGTGGCCTACGGGCTGGTGGCACCGCTGTTCGAGCAGGCCAAGGTGCTGGCCAACCATCTGGCCGAGATCGGCATCGGCAGCTACCCGGGCTCGCAGACCTCGGCGAGGCTCAAGGTCACCGGCATCGACCTGTTCAGCGCGGGCGACTTCCGCGGGGGCGGGGACACGCAGGAGCTCGTGCTCAGCGATCCCGGCGCGGGCGTGTACCGCAAGCTGGTGCTGCGCGGCGACCGGCTGGTGGGCGCCTGCCTCTATGGCGACACCGACGGCGGCAGCTGGTACTTGCGCCTGCTGCGCGAGGGTGCCTCGGTGCAGGACATCCGCGACCAGCTCATGTTCGGAGAGGGCCAGGCCGACGCCGGGTGACGGTGCCGTGCTCCGCGCCACCACCTCCCACGCCCCCTCATCCCACATCAGGCACGCCATGCAAGAAACCAGATCCACCTGCCCCTACTGCGGCGTAGGCTGCGGTGTCCTCATCGAAAGCGACGGCGCGCGCATCACGGGCGTGCGCGGCGATCCGTCCCATCCCGCCAACCACGGGCGCCTGTGCACCAAGGGCAGCACGCTGCACCTGACGGCCGCCCCCGCCCTGGCGCGGCAGACACGGCTGCTCCAGCCGGCACTGCGTACCGCACGCGGCGCTGCGCCGCAGGCTCTCTCCTGGGACGCGGCGCTGGACCTGGCCGCCGCGCGCCTGGCCGGCATCGTGCGGGAGCACGGGCCCGACGCCGTGGGCCTGTACGTCAGCGGCCAGTTGCTGACCGAGGACTACTACGTCTTCAACAAGCTGGCCAAGGGCCTGATCGGCACCAACAACATCGACACCAATTCGCGCCTGTGCATGAGCAGCGCCGTGGCCGGCTACAAGCTCACGCTGGGCGCCGACGCGCCGCCCGCCTGCTATGAGGATGTCGACCATGCGGACTGCCTCTTCATCGTGGGCAGCAACACCGCCTGGGCCCACCCCATCCTGATGCGGCGCATCGAGCAGGCGCGCGCCGCGCGCCCCCGGATGAAAATCATCGTGGCCGATCCGCGCCGCACGGAAACCGCAGGCCTGGCCGATCTGTTCCTGCCGCTGCGCCCGGGCAGCGACACCCTGCTGTTCCACGGCCTCCTGCACATCATGGAACTGGAGGGCTGGCTGGACGAGGGCTACATCGCGCGCCACACCAGCGGCTTCGCCGGGCTGCAGGCCCTGGTGAGAGATGCCACGCCCGAGCGCGTGAGCGAGGCCTGCGGCCTGCCGCGCCATGACCTGTTCCAGGCCGCGCAATGGTTTGCGCTGGGCGGCGGCACGCAGGCCGGCAGCCGCCGAGGTGCGACGCTGAGCCTGTACTGCCAGGGCCTGAACCAGAGCAGCAACGGCACCGCCAAGAACGCGGCGCTGATCAACCTGCACCTGGCCACGGGCCAGATGGGGCGCGCGGGCGCGGGGCCGTTCTCGCTCACGGGCCAGCCCAATGCCATGGGCGGGCGCGAGGTCGGCGGCATGGCCAATCTGCTGTCGGCCCACCGCGACCTGGCCAACCCCGCCCACCGCGCCGAGGTCGCTGCGCTGTGGGGCGTGGACGACGTGCCCGCGCGCCCCGGCAAGACCGCCGTGGAGATGTTCGAGGCCGCCGCCGAGGGAGAGATCCGCGCGCTGTGGATAGCCTGTACCAACCCTGCCCAGAGCCTGCCCGACCAGGCCCTGGTGCGGCGCGCGCTGCAGCGCGCGGAATTCGTCATCGTGCAAGAGTCCTTCGCCACCACGGCCACCTGCACCTATGCCGACCTGCTGCTGCCGGCCTCCACCTGGGGCGAGAAGATCGGCACCGTCACCAACAGCGAACGGCGCATCTCGCGCGTGCGTGCCGCCGTGCCCGCGCCGGGTCAGGCGCGCCATGACTGGCGCATCGCCGTGGACTGCGCTCGCCGCATGGAGACCTTGCTGCGCCCGGGCCTGCCCACCTTGTTTCCCTACGACACCGAAAACGCCGCCATGGGCGCCGAGGCCATCTGGAACGAGCACCGCGAAAGCACCCGAGGACGGGACCTGGACATCACCGGCCTGTCCTGGCCCCTGCTGGAGGCGCAGGGGCCGCAGCAATGGCCCCTGCCCGAAGGCACGCCCCAGGGCCGCGCCAGACTCTACGAAGACGGCCGCTTTCCCACGCCCGATGGCCGTGCGCGGTTCAGCACCCTTGGCTGGCAGTCGCCGGCCGAGGCGCCGGATGCCGGCCACCCCTTCAGCCTGACCACGGGCCGGCTGCGCGACCAGTGGCACGGCATGAGCCGCACGGGCCAGCTGGGACGCCTGTTCGGCCATGCGGCCGAGCCCCGCGTGCACATGCATGCCGGCGACATGCAACAGCGCCAGCTGCGCGACGGCGATCTCGTGCGGCTGAGCAGCCGGCGCGGCTCCATTCTTCTTCCCGTACAGGCCGACGCGGGACTGTCCCCATCCCGATTGTTCGTACCCATGCACTGGGGTGGAGAGTACCTGGGAGGCAACGCCTCGGGCGGCATCAACGCGCTGACCACGCCAGCCCTCTGCCCCGCCTCCAGACAGCCCGAGCTCAAGCACACCGCCGTCAGCCTGGACAGGGCCGAGCTGCCCTGGACCCTGCTGGCCATGGCCTGGCTTCCCGAAGGCCGGGTGCTGACCGTGCGCGAACAACTGGCAGCGCTCATGCCCCGCTTCGCCTTCGCCAGCTGCGTGCCCTTCGGCAATGCCGTGCCGCTCGAGGAGGCGGCCCGGGCCCGCCACGGCGTGCTGCTGCGCGCCGCCGCGCACGAGGCCCCTGAAGAATCCCTGCTGCGGCACATCGAAACCCTGCTGGGACTGGATACGGCCGACACCCTGCGCTATAGCGACAGCGGCCGCCAGCACAGCCGTGCACTGCGGCTGGACCATGCAGCCGCATCCACCAAGGTCGAGGCCCTGCTGCTGGCAGGCGACACGCGCGCCGCAAGCTGGCTGTCCACCCTGCTCCTGGACCAGTTGCCGGCCCAGGACTACGGGCGCCTGCTGCTCATGCCCAGCGGCAGTGCGCCCCTGGCACTCAAGCCGCGCGCGCGCCAGGTCTGCGCCTGCTTCGATGTGGACGAGGACGCCATCGAAGGCCTGCTGTCCGGCTGCAGGGGCAGCGCTGATGCCCGCCTGGCCGAACTCCAGGGCCGCTTGCGCTGCGGCACCCACTGCGGCTCCTGCCTGCCCGAGCTCAAGCGCATGGTCCGCCAAGCGCCTTCCGCGCGGGACCACGCCTCGGCATGAAAGACCGCCATCAAAGATGGGTTTGCATATATAGCAAAAAGTAATGAAACCTGCGGGAAAATATGCCCCACAGGATTCACCTCCCACGACCACAACGCCATGGGCATCAGCCAATACATCAAGGAAATAGGCCGCGGCGCACGCGGAGCCAAGGCCCTGGACCGCGCACAGGCGAGCGACCTGTTCGGCCAGGTGCTGGATGGCGGCGTCAGCGACCTGGAGATCGGCGCCTTCTGCATCGCCATGCGCATCAAGGGCGAGACCGTCGAGGAAATGAGCGGCTTTCTCGATGCCGTGCACGCGCGCGCGGCACGCTTTCCCGCCAGTGCCTCGGGCCGGCCCGTGATCGTGCTGCCCAGCTACAACGGCGCACGCCGCCTGCCTGTGCTCACCCCGCTGCTGGCCTTGCTGCTGGCGCGCGAGGGCCTGCCCGTGCTGCTGCACGGCATGCGCACCGAAGCGCGCCGCATCCTGGCCAGCGATGTCCTCCAGGCGCTGGGCCTGCCGGGGCTGCCAGCCCCCCAGGCCCTGGCCGGCGGCCAGGTGGCCCACCTCCATACCGAGCACTTGCACCCGGCCCTGGCGCGGCTGCTGTCCGTGCGCGAGGTCATCGGCCTGCGCAATCCGGGGCACAGCGTGGTCAAGCTGCTGGCGCCCTGCGCGGGCCCGTCCCTGCTGGTGACCGCCTACACCCACCCCGAATACCTGCCCATGCTGCATGGCACCTTCGAGGCGCTGGCCATGAACGCCCTGCTCTCGCGCGGGCTCGAAGGCGAAGTCGCGGCCGACCCGCGGCGGCTGCCGCGCTACGACGGCTTCATCGCCGGCGCCCACCAATTGCTGGCCGAGCAGCAAGGCGGCACGGCCTCCGAAGTGCCGGGCCTGCCGTCCGAGATCGACGTGACCAGCACGGCGCGCTACACCGAGGCCGTGCTTGCCGGCCGGCTGCCGGTACCACCCGCGCTCATGCGCCAGATGGAACATATCGTGCACCTCGCCAGCCAGATCCACGCAACATCCACCCCAGACGAAGCCCTGCCATGACGACCCCGTCCCTCCCCCCCGCCAACACCGCCCGCGCAGGCAGTTGCACCCTGGTCGGCGCCGGCCCCGGCGACCCCGAACTGCTGACCGTCAAGGCACTCAAGGCCATACAGGCGGCCACCGTGCTGCTGGTGGACGACCTGGTCAGCGACGCCATCGTCGCGCACGCCGCACCCACGGCACGCATCGTCTACGTGGGCAAGCGCGGCGGCTGCAAGAGCACGCCCCAGGCCTTCATCGAAAAGCTGATGCTGTCGGCCGTGCAGGAGGGCGAAAACGTGGTGCGCCTGAAGGGTGGCGACCCTTTCATCTTCGGTCGCGGCGGCGAAGAGGTCGAACACCTGCGCGAAGCCGGCATCGAAGTCCAGGTCGTCAATGGCATCACGGCCGGCCTGGCGGGCATCACCAGCCTGGGCGCGCCACTCACCCACCGCGACCACGCCCACGGCGTGGTCTTCATCACCGGCCATGCCAAGCCGGGCGACAGCGGCACAGACTGGCGCCAGCTGGCCGCCACCGCGCGCGACGCCAGGCTCACCCTGGTGGTCTACATGGGTGTGAGCGGCGTGGACCATATCAGCGCCGAGCTGATGCATGGCCTGCCCTCAGCCACGCCGGTGGCCGTGATCCAGCAC
It encodes:
- the cobA gene encoding uroporphyrinogen-III C-methyltransferase, giving the protein MTTPSLPPANTARAGSCTLVGAGPGDPELLTVKALKAIQAATVLLVDDLVSDAIVAHAAPTARIVYVGKRGGCKSTPQAFIEKLMLSAVQEGENVVRLKGGDPFIFGRGGEEVEHLREAGIEVQVVNGITAGLAGITSLGAPLTHRDHAHGVVFITGHAKPGDSGTDWRQLAATARDARLTLVVYMGVSGVDHISAELMHGLPSATPVAVIQHASLPRQRHALTTLGALAQCIKDSGLGSPSVIVVGDVVRGVQAMQAPQGSTAAQAAVA
- the ybiB gene encoding DNA-binding protein YbiB gives rise to the protein MGISQYIKEIGRGARGAKALDRAQASDLFGQVLDGGVSDLEIGAFCIAMRIKGETVEEMSGFLDAVHARAARFPASASGRPVIVLPSYNGARRLPVLTPLLALLLAREGLPVLLHGMRTEARRILASDVLQALGLPGLPAPQALAGGQVAHLHTEHLHPALARLLSVREVIGLRNPGHSVVKLLAPCAGPSLLVTAYTHPEYLPMLHGTFEALAMNALLSRGLEGEVAADPRRLPRYDGFIAGAHQLLAEQQGGTASEVPGLPSEIDVTSTARYTEAVLAGRLPVPPALMRQMEHIVHLASQIHATSTPDEALP
- a CDS encoding nitrate reductase, giving the protein MQETRSTCPYCGVGCGVLIESDGARITGVRGDPSHPANHGRLCTKGSTLHLTAAPALARQTRLLQPALRTARGAAPQALSWDAALDLAAARLAGIVREHGPDAVGLYVSGQLLTEDYYVFNKLAKGLIGTNNIDTNSRLCMSSAVAGYKLTLGADAPPACYEDVDHADCLFIVGSNTAWAHPILMRRIEQARAARPRMKIIVADPRRTETAGLADLFLPLRPGSDTLLFHGLLHIMELEGWLDEGYIARHTSGFAGLQALVRDATPERVSEACGLPRHDLFQAAQWFALGGGTQAGSRRGATLSLYCQGLNQSSNGTAKNAALINLHLATGQMGRAGAGPFSLTGQPNAMGGREVGGMANLLSAHRDLANPAHRAEVAALWGVDDVPARPGKTAVEMFEAAAEGEIRALWIACTNPAQSLPDQALVRRALQRAEFVIVQESFATTATCTYADLLLPASTWGEKIGTVTNSERRISRVRAAVPAPGQARHDWRIAVDCARRMETLLRPGLPTLFPYDTENAAMGAEAIWNEHRESTRGRDLDITGLSWPLLEAQGPQQWPLPEGTPQGRARLYEDGRFPTPDGRARFSTLGWQSPAEAPDAGHPFSLTTGRLRDQWHGMSRTGQLGRLFGHAAEPRVHMHAGDMQQRQLRDGDLVRLSSRRGSILLPVQADAGLSPSRLFVPMHWGGEYLGGNASGGINALTTPALCPASRQPELKHTAVSLDRAELPWTLLAMAWLPEGRVLTVREQLAALMPRFAFASCVPFGNAVPLEEAARARHGVLLRAAAHEAPEESLLRHIETLLGLDTADTLRYSDSGRQHSRALRLDHAAASTKVEALLLAGDTRAASWLSTLLLDQLPAQDYGRLLLMPSGSAPLALKPRARQVCACFDVDEDAIEGLLSGCRGSADARLAELQGRLRCGTHCGSCLPELKRMVRQAPSARDHASA